From Jeotgalibaca dankookensis, one genomic window encodes:
- a CDS encoding phosphotransferase family protein, with protein sequence MDYKMDSGWKLHPIGGDTGHAYMGVRAEEKVFLKRNSSPFLAALSVEGITPRLIWTKRIGNGDILTAQEWLNGRVLGRSEMADKRVSDIVCKIHRSQHLLSMLRKVKGEIYDPETFLEEYFDGLDENLRDNPFLTTIVNYLQDTLHYVKGAEYTVCHGDLNRKNFLVTEKKRLYLVDWESVKIADPLADVSLLLIQYIQPDEWSDWLEQYGLEPSESHLERLEWYSLVNYLLLTKRFQNEANYYKMSLQMLGIKKIFENRRHPEI encoded by the coding sequence ATGGACTATAAGATGGATTCGGGGTGGAAACTGCATCCAATTGGCGGAGATACGGGGCATGCATATATGGGCGTTCGGGCTGAGGAGAAAGTGTTTTTAAAACGCAACTCTTCACCTTTTTTAGCTGCCTTATCGGTTGAAGGGATTACACCACGTCTTATTTGGACTAAGCGAATTGGGAATGGTGATATATTAACCGCTCAGGAATGGCTTAATGGTCGCGTTCTGGGCCGCAGCGAAATGGCTGATAAACGCGTGAGTGATATTGTATGCAAAATACATCGTTCTCAGCACTTATTGAGTATGTTGCGCAAGGTCAAAGGTGAAATTTATGATCCTGAAACTTTTTTAGAAGAATATTTTGATGGTTTAGACGAAAACCTCAGAGACAATCCTTTTCTGACCACCATCGTTAATTACCTTCAAGATACACTCCATTATGTAAAAGGTGCAGAATACACCGTCTGCCATGGCGATTTAAACCGTAAAAATTTTTTAGTCACAGAAAAAAAACGTCTTTATTTAGTAGATTGGGAAAGTGTCAAAATAGCCGACCCGCTTGCGGATGTAAGCTTGTTATTGATTCAATACATCCAACCTGATGAGTGGTCTGACTGGTTGGAACAATATGGCTTAGAACCAAGTGAGTCCCATCTGGAGCGATTAGAATGGTATAGTTTAGTCAATTATTTGCTACTGACCAAACGGTTTCAAAACGAAGCAAACTATTATAAAATGAGTTTACAAATGTTAGGGATAAAGAAAATTTTTGAGAACCGAAGACATCCAGAGATTTAA
- the trmB gene encoding tRNA (guanosine(46)-N7)-methyltransferase TrmB, translated as MRVRHKPWAAEKLAEYPEYAITDLIDLKGKWQSAFKKKGPLHVEVGSGKGQFIVGMAKQNPDINYIGIELQTSVAVMALDKIIEAELPNVKLLNTDGGLLSDYFEDGEVDRIYLNFSDPWPKNRHAKRRLTHENFLDTYRKILIPKGSVHFKTDNQGLFEYSLASFSQFGMVIDQVWLNLHDSDFEGNIQTEYEEKFSSKGQPIYRVEAHFPSK; from the coding sequence ATGAGAGTGAGACATAAACCGTGGGCTGCGGAAAAATTAGCTGAATACCCGGAGTACGCGATTACAGATTTAATTGACTTAAAAGGAAAATGGCAAAGTGCCTTTAAAAAGAAAGGACCGCTTCACGTGGAAGTGGGTTCTGGAAAAGGGCAGTTTATCGTAGGAATGGCAAAACAAAATCCGGATATTAATTATATTGGGATTGAATTACAAACGAGCGTAGCCGTTATGGCGCTGGATAAAATCATTGAAGCGGAATTACCGAATGTAAAACTCCTAAATACAGATGGTGGCCTTTTATCTGATTACTTTGAAGATGGAGAAGTAGACCGTATTTATCTGAACTTTTCTGATCCGTGGCCAAAAAACCGCCATGCAAAAAGACGTTTAACACATGAGAACTTTTTGGATACGTATCGTAAAATTTTAATACCAAAAGGTAGCGTCCACTTCAAAACAGACAATCAAGGGCTTTTTGAATACTCATTGGCTAGTTTCTCTCAATTTGGAATGGTTATTGACCAAGTATGGTTAAACTTACATGATTCTGATTTTGAAGGAAACATCCAAACCGAATACGAAGAGAAATTCTCTTCAAAAGGTCAACCAATTTATCGAGTTGAGGCGCATTTCCCTAGTAAATAG
- a CDS encoding ISL3 family transposase: MSHKHSILNLLGIKDKNIKVMDKDWLKEEVRNGLHCKIISAKLTYTPEACKCCGCVNEGSIVKNGTKLTHPLLLDMAGCPTYLELKKQRFLCRECGQTFIAETCIVKKRCHITNDVKRSIAVQGTRNISEKDLALEHRVSNNTVKRVFGDFYDTFRQVYTHLPENLAIDEFKSVKSAEGAMSLIICDSDNKKIFDILEDRRNKSIMDYFMRFPQEQRAKVKTVVVDLYGPYQKLFQALFPQAELIIDRFHIVTQVNRALNMARVSFMNTLKKSKDLKANRDYRKLKKYWKLILKKEETLNSTEYRYHRLFKGLVTERGIIDYLLSLDEGLRLNYNAYQTIIFTVNHRKPKLFSSFVHEKQQGLTVKMDQALKTFRQSEKAIINALNYDYSNGLVEGINNKIKVIKRAAYGYRNFSNFRNRIFIEYKLLEIKTAA; the protein is encoded by the coding sequence TTGTCTCATAAACATTCTATATTAAATCTGCTGGGAATAAAAGATAAAAATATTAAAGTGATGGATAAGGATTGGCTGAAGGAAGAAGTTAGAAATGGCCTGCATTGCAAAATCATCTCCGCCAAGCTGACCTATACACCAGAGGCTTGTAAGTGCTGCGGCTGCGTAAATGAGGGATCGATAGTCAAAAATGGGACAAAACTGACTCATCCTCTACTCCTCGATATGGCGGGATGTCCCACCTACTTGGAACTGAAGAAACAACGATTCTTATGCCGGGAATGTGGTCAAACGTTTATTGCGGAAACGTGTATCGTAAAAAAACGTTGCCATATCACGAATGATGTGAAGCGTTCTATCGCCGTCCAAGGGACGAGGAACATATCTGAAAAGGATCTTGCGCTTGAACACCGTGTTTCCAATAACACCGTCAAAAGGGTTTTTGGAGATTTTTATGATACATTCCGCCAAGTCTATACCCATCTTCCTGAGAACTTGGCGATTGATGAATTTAAGAGCGTAAAAAGCGCTGAGGGGGCAATGAGCCTGATTATTTGTGATTCCGACAACAAGAAAATTTTTGATATTCTTGAAGATCGCCGTAACAAATCAATCATGGATTACTTTATGCGTTTTCCACAAGAACAACGAGCGAAGGTCAAGACGGTGGTAGTAGACCTTTACGGTCCTTATCAAAAACTGTTTCAGGCCCTCTTTCCTCAGGCAGAGTTGATCATTGATCGTTTTCACATTGTCACACAGGTGAACCGAGCTCTCAATATGGCACGTGTCAGTTTTATGAATACCCTGAAGAAATCGAAAGACTTAAAGGCTAATCGAGATTACAGGAAGCTGAAAAAATACTGGAAATTAATCCTGAAAAAGGAAGAGACATTGAATAGCACCGAATACCGTTATCACCGGCTTTTTAAGGGTCTCGTGACGGAGAGGGGAATCATTGACTATCTCCTCTCTTTGGACGAGGGGTTGCGCCTTAATTATAACGCCTACCAAACCATCATCTTCACGGTTAATCACCGGAAACCAAAGCTGTTCAGCTCTTTCGTTCATGAAAAACAACAGGGGCTGACGGTCAAAATGGACCAGGCTTTGAAGACATTCCGTCAATCCGAAAAAGCAATTATCAACGCACTGAACTATGATTACTCGAACGGCTTAGTGGAAGGAATCAATAACAAAATCAAGGTTATTAAGCGGGCAGCCTATGGTTATCGTAACTTTTCTAATTTCCGTAACCGCATCTTTATAGAATATAAATTGCTAGAAATAAAAACAGCAGCTTAG
- a CDS encoding PepSY domain-containing protein — protein sequence MFHDKNQMLYKDNKEKILAGILLTSGIVIGMSLTVLFMHREKKVNGEAVLESVKEMFLTDGPIEGSWIELYPVPLTRFSAETKVYYGGISRKENDQLIQYEFIADAYTGTILDIYKL from the coding sequence ATGTTTCACGATAAAAACCAAATGCTTTATAAGGACAATAAAGAAAAAATTTTAGCAGGCATTCTCTTAACATCCGGTATTGTCATTGGTATGAGCTTAACTGTACTTTTCATGCATCGTGAGAAAAAAGTAAATGGAGAAGCTGTTTTAGAATCGGTTAAAGAAATGTTTTTAACCGATGGACCAATTGAGGGCTCTTGGATTGAACTTTATCCGGTTCCTTTAACACGTTTTTCTGCTGAAACAAAAGTATACTATGGTGGTATCTCTCGCAAGGAAAATGACCAACTCATCCAATACGAATTCATAGCCGATGCCTATACAGGTACGATTTTAGATATTTATAAACTATAA
- the pepA gene encoding glutamyl aminopeptidase, producing the protein MQDKTFQLIKQLTELQGTSGNEGRVRQFMHEKLSPLVDRVETDGLGGVFGIRENKQADAPRIMIAAHMDEVGFMVSHITDNGMLTVVPLGGWNPYVVSAQRYTLQSRDQDIPVISSSVPPHLLRGDGKAEVNVADILFDAGFDSKEEAMSFGVRPGDAIVPQAETIWTANKKKIIAKAWDNRYGNVVVLEALEALQGEDLPNTLIVGSNVQEEVGLRGAKGAVSKFNPDLFFAVDCSPANDIKTKKDTFGHLGEGFLLRIQDPGMITLRGMREFLLDTAETHHIPYQYFVSKGGTDAGAAHTMNQGVPSAVIGVSARYIHTHQSMFHIDDYAAAKEMVIQVAKTLDKSTYETIMKRN; encoded by the coding sequence GTGCAAGATAAAACATTTCAACTAATTAAACAACTAACTGAATTGCAAGGAACGAGCGGAAATGAGGGACGTGTGCGTCAATTTATGCATGAAAAATTGTCTCCTTTAGTCGATCGTGTTGAAACAGATGGTCTGGGTGGTGTCTTTGGAATTCGTGAAAACAAACAAGCTGATGCCCCACGCATTATGATTGCTGCACACATGGATGAAGTAGGTTTTATGGTGTCACATATTACTGATAATGGCATGTTAACTGTTGTACCTTTAGGTGGTTGGAATCCGTATGTGGTTTCCGCGCAACGTTATACGCTGCAATCGCGTGATCAAGATATTCCCGTCATATCCTCTTCTGTTCCACCACATCTATTACGAGGTGACGGTAAAGCCGAGGTTAATGTTGCGGATATTCTATTTGATGCGGGTTTTGATTCCAAAGAAGAAGCCATGAGTTTTGGTGTTCGCCCCGGTGACGCCATTGTTCCACAAGCAGAAACCATTTGGACAGCCAATAAGAAAAAAATTATCGCTAAGGCCTGGGACAACCGTTATGGAAACGTAGTCGTTTTAGAAGCTTTAGAAGCATTGCAGGGTGAAGATTTACCCAATACCTTAATTGTCGGATCAAATGTGCAAGAAGAGGTCGGTTTAAGAGGGGCTAAGGGTGCGGTTAGCAAATTTAATCCGGATTTATTTTTTGCGGTCGATTGTTCACCTGCTAATGATATAAAAACGAAAAAAGATACATTTGGACATTTAGGTGAAGGGTTTCTTTTGCGCATTCAAGATCCTGGCATGATTACCTTACGGGGGATGCGTGAGTTTTTATTAGATACAGCAGAGACCCATCACATTCCGTATCAATATTTTGTATCAAAAGGTGGTACGGATGCTGGTGCTGCACATACGATGAATCAAGGTGTGCCGAGTGCAGTAATTGGAGTATCCGCACGTTATATTCACACGCATCAGTCTATGTTCCATATTGATGACTATGCAGCAGCTAAAGAAATGGTCATCCAAGTCGCTAAAACGCTTGATAAAAGTACCTATGAAACCATTATGAAACGCAATTAG
- a CDS encoding thioredoxin family protein yields the protein MEKLQANQLEELTADEKTVFVFTTSWCGDCHYIRPFMPEIEEKFADFTFIEVDRDEHLDLAQKNNVLGIPSFITYNRGKEISRWISPNRKTQVEIEQYLTETNEKIKGSNK from the coding sequence GTGGAAAAATTACAAGCAAATCAACTAGAGGAATTAACTGCAGACGAAAAAACTGTTTTTGTTTTCACAACCTCTTGGTGTGGCGATTGCCACTATATCCGACCCTTTATGCCTGAAATCGAAGAAAAATTTGCTGACTTTACCTTTATAGAAGTAGACCGCGATGAACACCTCGATTTGGCCCAAAAAAATAATGTGTTAGGTATTCCAAGTTTCATTACTTATAATCGTGGAAAAGAAATCAGTCGTTGGATTAGTCCAAATCGTAAAACACAAGTAGAGATTGAACAGTATTTAACAGAGACAAACGAAAAAATCAAAGGGAGCAATAAATAA
- the ytpR gene encoding YtpR family tRNA-binding protein: MWLSFYNKEHVGDTLLLTSGEITREELDTQSSKNVTRIFNRQTDETVSYNIFEISKTFTPDGNGPVLLTEDQVEKVNEIIKDAGFTDTITQDASPKFVVGYVKECVPHEDSDHLKITQTEVDHGEVLQIVCGASNIKKGQKVVVAKPGAVMPDGLIIWPGELRGVASQGMICSAKELQVDNPTGKKGILVLDSEAETGKAFFSE; the protein is encoded by the coding sequence ATGTGGCTAAGTTTTTATAATAAAGAACATGTTGGAGATACCTTATTACTAACGAGCGGTGAAATTACCCGCGAGGAACTAGATACCCAGTCGTCCAAAAATGTAACACGTATTTTCAATCGTCAGACAGATGAAACAGTCAGTTATAACATTTTTGAGATTTCAAAAACATTTACACCCGATGGGAATGGTCCGGTCCTTTTAACAGAAGACCAAGTTGAAAAAGTAAATGAAATCATTAAAGATGCTGGGTTCACTGACACAATTACCCAAGACGCTTCACCAAAGTTCGTAGTAGGTTATGTGAAAGAATGTGTTCCCCATGAAGATTCGGATCATCTAAAAATCACACAAACAGAAGTAGACCATGGCGAAGTTTTACAAATTGTTTGTGGTGCAAGTAACATCAAAAAAGGACAAAAAGTTGTCGTTGCTAAGCCAGGAGCAGTTATGCCAGATGGCTTAATCATTTGGCCGGGTGAACTACGCGGCGTCGCGAGTCAAGGTATGATTTGTTCAGCCAAAGAATTACAAGTAGACAATCCAACCGGTAAAAAAGGGATTTTGGTATTAGATTCAGAAGCAGAGACGGGAAAAGCATTTTTCTCTGAGTAA
- the murC gene encoding UDP-N-acetylmuramate--L-alanine ligase — MNNQNIYHFVGIKGSGMSALALILHGKGQQVQGSDVETYFFTQKGLDDLKIPIYPFNEENIKPGMTVIAGNAFPDTHEEIVRAKELGLEVIRYHNFIGDFIKNFTSIGITGSHGKTSTTGLLSHVLGGIEPTSYLIGDGTGYGREDADYFVLEACEYRRHFLAYQPDYGIITNIDFDHPDYYKDIQDVVSAFESFASQVKKGLILCGDDPYMDQIQTNLPTYLYGTQSKNDVVASNIEKTTNGCLFDVTIKGDFYGRFSIPLFGNHNILNSLAVITFTYLEGLPKQAVQAQLETFGGVKRRFTEKAVGDMIIIDDYAHHPQEIKATLDAAHQKYPNKEIVAVFQPHTFTRTIALLDEFAEALNVADAVYLCEIFASAREKGATISVQNLADKVEKGAEILTLENLSPLLQYEDAVILFMGAGDVQKFGHAYEELLSRSIKRVN, encoded by the coding sequence ATGAATAACCAAAATATATATCACTTCGTTGGTATAAAAGGATCCGGTATGAGTGCCTTAGCCTTAATTTTGCATGGCAAGGGACAACAGGTTCAAGGATCTGATGTTGAAACTTACTTTTTTACTCAAAAAGGCTTGGATGATTTAAAAATACCTATTTACCCATTTAATGAAGAAAACATCAAACCAGGTATGACTGTTATTGCAGGAAATGCTTTTCCGGATACTCATGAAGAAATTGTGCGTGCGAAAGAATTAGGTCTTGAAGTGATTCGTTATCATAACTTTATTGGTGATTTTATAAAAAACTTTACCAGCATTGGAATAACGGGATCACATGGGAAAACATCAACAACCGGTCTTTTATCTCATGTACTTGGTGGGATTGAACCAACGAGTTATTTAATCGGTGATGGAACGGGATATGGTCGTGAAGACGCAGATTATTTTGTTTTAGAAGCCTGTGAATACCGCCGTCATTTTCTAGCCTATCAACCAGATTATGGTATTATTACCAATATCGATTTTGATCATCCAGATTATTATAAAGATATTCAAGATGTTGTATCTGCATTTGAAAGCTTTGCCTCACAAGTAAAAAAAGGACTCATTCTCTGCGGAGATGATCCTTATATGGATCAAATTCAAACAAACCTTCCAACTTATTTATACGGAACACAATCTAAAAACGATGTCGTTGCAAGTAACATCGAAAAAACAACAAATGGCTGTTTATTTGATGTGACAATTAAAGGTGACTTTTATGGTCGGTTTAGTATTCCGCTTTTTGGCAATCATAATATTTTAAATTCGCTCGCAGTTATTACCTTTACTTATTTAGAGGGATTACCAAAACAGGCTGTACAAGCACAATTAGAAACATTTGGTGGCGTAAAACGTCGCTTTACCGAAAAAGCTGTGGGGGATATGATTATTATTGATGATTATGCCCATCACCCGCAAGAAATTAAAGCAACCTTGGATGCGGCCCATCAAAAATATCCGAATAAAGAAATCGTGGCTGTTTTCCAACCACACACCTTTACACGAACCATTGCACTATTAGATGAGTTTGCTGAGGCTTTAAATGTGGCGGATGCAGTCTATCTGTGCGAAATATTTGCTTCTGCGCGTGAAAAAGGAGCTACTATTTCAGTTCAAAATTTAGCGGATAAAGTAGAAAAAGGTGCTGAGATTCTTACTTTGGAAAACCTCTCACCACTCCTTCAATATGAAGATGCAGTTATTCTATTTATGGGAGCTGGCGACGTTCAAAAATTTGGACATGCTTATGAAGAATTGTTAAGTCGTAGTATTAAACGCGTTAATTAA
- a CDS encoding MaoC/PaaZ C-terminal domain-containing protein, whose product MALRDIKIGKTIDEIKEGDSLSVTEIIETKDILLYLGLTNDTNPLYLQYDYSQETYYKKPIVPTVLLVGILTSNVSKHLPGPGSHVVDIEINMVQPVYHNATVTFDFKVKRLDKRREQVIIGVEGKDIKGEPLLQAELIVIAPSKLAIVTE is encoded by the coding sequence ATGGCTCTAAGAGATATAAAGATAGGCAAAACAATTGATGAAATTAAAGAAGGCGATTCCTTATCGGTTACCGAGATAATCGAAACAAAAGATATTCTCCTCTACTTAGGACTGACTAATGACACCAATCCCTTGTACCTCCAATATGACTATTCACAAGAAACGTATTATAAAAAACCGATCGTGCCGACTGTTTTACTGGTCGGGATTTTAACCAGTAACGTTTCCAAACACCTACCGGGACCCGGTTCTCATGTGGTCGATATAGAAATTAATATGGTTCAACCCGTCTATCATAACGCAACGGTGACATTTGATTTTAAAGTCAAACGCTTAGATAAACGCCGTGAACAAGTCATAATAGGGGTAGAAGGAAAAGATATTAAAGGCGAACCTTTGCTGCAAGCAGAACTAATCGTGATTGCACCAAGTAAATTAGCAATCGTAACAGAATAA
- the polA gene encoding DNA polymerase I, giving the protein MADKKKLLLLDGSSLAFRSFYGLLDLNNFRNQNGLHTNALFGFNRILTRLFEVENPTHMLVAFDAGKTTFRTELFDDYKGGRQKMPSELAEQWPYFSVLIDAMGSKTYELANYEADDIIGTYARQAEAEGFEVVIVTGDKDLVQLATDQTRVDITVKGVSDLKAYTPEIIREEMGIEPLQIIDMKGLMGDSSDNYPGVTNVGEKTALKLLKQYDSIENLYAHIDDLKKSKMKENLMNEKDLAFLSKELATIDINTPVSYDLEEFKVSERDLEKLTAFYREMNFNSFLQNLDQSEGDNSEHFEDIAYQTLEEITEEHFSEEMALYIEMLEDNYHYGKIIGISWGNETAIYTASLETVTASEAFKNWAKNEQMKKNVYDAKRTTVMLHYAGIQLNGVSFDTLLASYIVNTKDSGRDMAPIAQEYGYKELSLDETVYGKGAKQAIPEDKTIIYEHIARKVEAIQTMQPLLMAEFEKDDLTELYFEMELPLAIILAEMEMTGITVEPERLEKMKEEFSVRLTEMERAIHEQAGEVFNVNSPKQLSLILFEKMGLPVIKKTKTGYSTAVDVLEKLSATAPIAQMVLDYRQLAKLQSTYVEGLLKYIKPETGKIHTIYTQTLTQTGRLSSNEPNLQNIPIRMEEGRKIRQAFVPSHPGWKIYASDYSQIELRVLAHISGDKHMQEAFLEGQDIHTSTAMRVFGIEDESDVDGNVRRQAKAVNFGIVYGISDYGLSQNLGITRKKAKTFIERYFEKYPGIQKYMVDIVEEAKEKGYVETLFHRRRYLPDIHSSNFNLRSFAERTAINSPIQGSAADILKVAMIRMDQALKEQGLKTRMLLQVHDELIFECPEEEIPILEKLVPEMMQGAVELAVPLLVDSNYGDSWYEAT; this is encoded by the coding sequence ATGGCAGATAAAAAAAAGTTACTATTACTAGATGGCAGTAGTCTCGCTTTTCGATCCTTTTATGGATTGTTAGATTTAAATAATTTTAGAAATCAAAATGGACTTCACACGAATGCACTTTTTGGTTTTAACCGCATCTTAACCCGCTTATTTGAAGTAGAAAATCCTACTCATATGTTAGTTGCTTTCGATGCAGGGAAGACAACGTTTCGAACAGAGTTATTTGACGACTACAAAGGTGGCCGACAAAAAATGCCATCAGAGTTGGCAGAACAATGGCCCTATTTTAGTGTATTAATTGATGCAATGGGGAGTAAAACCTATGAACTCGCTAATTATGAAGCAGATGATATTATCGGAACCTATGCACGTCAAGCAGAAGCTGAAGGATTTGAAGTAGTCATTGTTACGGGCGATAAGGATTTGGTTCAGTTAGCAACCGATCAAACACGTGTTGATATAACTGTCAAAGGTGTTTCAGATTTGAAAGCTTATACCCCAGAAATTATCCGAGAAGAAATGGGAATTGAACCCTTACAGATTATTGATATGAAGGGCTTAATGGGTGATTCTTCTGACAATTACCCAGGCGTTACCAATGTTGGTGAAAAAACAGCTTTAAAATTATTAAAGCAATATGACTCAATCGAGAATCTATACGCACACATAGATGATTTGAAAAAGAGCAAGATGAAAGAGAATTTGATGAATGAAAAAGACCTCGCATTCTTATCTAAAGAGCTAGCAACGATCGATATCAACACACCAGTCTCTTACGATTTGGAAGAGTTTAAGGTTTCAGAACGCGATTTAGAAAAGCTAACAGCTTTTTATCGGGAAATGAACTTTAATAGCTTTTTACAAAATCTCGATCAAAGCGAAGGCGATAATTCAGAACACTTTGAAGATATTGCCTATCAAACGCTCGAAGAAATTACCGAAGAACATTTTAGTGAAGAGATGGCTTTATATATTGAAATGTTAGAAGATAATTATCATTATGGCAAAATCATTGGGATAAGTTGGGGAAATGAAACAGCTATTTATACAGCGAGTCTTGAAACTGTCACAGCCAGTGAAGCGTTTAAAAACTGGGCTAAAAATGAGCAGATGAAAAAAAACGTGTATGACGCCAAGCGTACAACGGTTATGTTGCACTACGCCGGTATCCAACTGAATGGGGTTTCTTTTGACACCTTATTAGCTTCTTACATTGTAAATACCAAAGACAGCGGCCGAGATATGGCACCTATTGCACAAGAATATGGCTATAAAGAACTGTCCTTAGATGAAACCGTTTATGGTAAAGGGGCTAAACAAGCCATCCCAGAAGATAAGACGATTATTTACGAACATATTGCTCGGAAAGTCGAAGCCATACAAACCATGCAACCACTTTTAATGGCGGAATTTGAAAAAGATGATTTGACTGAATTGTATTTTGAAATGGAATTACCTTTAGCGATAATTCTAGCAGAGATGGAAATGACGGGCATTACCGTCGAACCAGAACGACTAGAGAAAATGAAGGAAGAATTTTCGGTGCGTTTAACTGAAATGGAAAGGGCCATCCATGAACAGGCAGGGGAAGTCTTTAATGTAAATTCACCTAAGCAACTCAGCCTTATTCTTTTTGAAAAAATGGGTTTACCTGTCATTAAAAAAACCAAAACAGGTTATTCAACAGCTGTTGATGTTTTAGAAAAGTTAAGTGCAACAGCACCCATCGCACAAATGGTACTGGACTATCGTCAGCTGGCTAAACTGCAATCCACTTATGTAGAAGGTTTGTTAAAATACATTAAGCCGGAAACAGGTAAAATTCACACTATTTATACTCAAACACTTACACAAACAGGACGACTCAGTTCCAATGAGCCAAACTTGCAAAATATTCCTATCCGGATGGAAGAAGGACGTAAAATTCGACAAGCCTTTGTTCCGTCGCACCCAGGTTGGAAAATATATGCATCTGACTATTCACAAATCGAATTACGTGTTCTTGCCCACATTTCAGGTGACAAGCATATGCAGGAAGCCTTTTTAGAAGGACAAGATATTCATACCTCAACTGCCATGCGCGTTTTTGGTATTGAAGATGAGTCGGATGTGGATGGCAACGTGCGCCGTCAAGCTAAGGCTGTTAACTTTGGAATTGTTTACGGAATTTCTGATTATGGTCTATCGCAAAATTTAGGAATTACGCGTAAAAAAGCCAAAACCTTTATCGAACGTTATTTTGAGAAGTATCCTGGTATCCAAAAATATATGGTCGATATTGTCGAAGAAGCCAAGGAAAAAGGCTATGTTGAAACACTTTTCCATCGTCGTCGCTATTTGCCAGATATCCACTCGAGTAACTTTAATTTACGGTCATTTGCAGAACGAACCGCAATCAATTCACCAATTCAAGGGTCAGCAGCAGATATTTTAAAAGTTGCGATGATTCGGATGGATCAAGCGTTGAAAGAGCAAGGACTAAAAACCCGCATGCTTTTGCAAGTTCATGATGAGTTAATCTTTGAATGTCCAGAGGAAGAAATTCCTATATTAGAGAAGTTAGTACCAGAAATGATGCAAGGAGCAGTTGAATTGGCTGTACCATTGCTAGTTGATAGTAATTATGGAGATAGTTGGTATGAAGCAACATAG
- the mutM gene encoding DNA-formamidopyrimidine glycosylase, with product MPELPEVETVRKGLITLIGGSTITGVDVFWNRMITPPFSSEKFQEVLVGEQIHTIERRGKYLIFLLDHWAMVSHLRMEGKFEVTPTDTPYKKHTHVVFHLADNRDLRYLDVRKFGRFSLIPIEKRDEFEAIKKLGPEPTASFFKVEAFQDSLSRTGRAIKTTILDQEVVAGVGNIYADESLFQAAINPMKPANRLNQAEAERLHEAIIDVIARAVEAGGSTIRTYKNTLGEAGKFQVALKVYGKTNQACPRCGTAIEKTKVGQRGTHYCPQCQGPISDYQKKE from the coding sequence ATGCCAGAATTACCAGAAGTAGAAACAGTTCGAAAAGGATTGATCACCCTCATAGGTGGTTCAACGATTACAGGGGTGGACGTATTCTGGAACCGAATGATTACGCCCCCATTCTCGAGCGAAAAATTTCAAGAAGTATTAGTTGGAGAACAAATCCATACAATTGAACGGCGTGGAAAATATTTGATTTTTCTATTGGATCATTGGGCAATGGTCTCACATTTGCGAATGGAAGGAAAATTTGAAGTAACGCCGACAGATACCCCCTATAAAAAACATACGCATGTGGTTTTTCATCTGGCTGATAATCGCGATTTACGTTATTTAGATGTGCGCAAATTTGGGAGATTCAGTTTAATTCCGATTGAGAAGCGAGATGAATTTGAAGCGATTAAAAAACTAGGACCAGAACCGACTGCCTCATTTTTTAAGGTAGAGGCCTTTCAAGATTCGCTGTCGCGGACTGGTCGGGCGATTAAAACAACTATTTTAGATCAAGAAGTGGTTGCTGGAGTAGGAAATATTTATGCGGATGAATCGCTTTTTCAAGCAGCTATTAACCCTATGAAACCGGCTAATCGTTTAAATCAAGCAGAAGCAGAACGCCTCCACGAGGCAATTATTGATGTCATTGCCCGTGCTGTGGAAGCAGGCGGTTCTACAATTCGCACCTATAAAAATACCTTAGGTGAAGCTGGGAAATTCCAAGTGGCTCTAAAAGTCTATGGAAAAACAAACCAAGCATGTCCTCGTTGTGGAACAGCTATTGAGAAAACAAAAGTCGGCCAACGTGGAACCCATTATTGTCCACAATGCCAAGGTCCTATAAGTGATTACCAAAAAAAGGAGTGA